In the Streptomyces sp. 3214.6 genome, GATGCCAGTGTCGGGCTCAACCTGCCGACACCGGACAGCCTCTAACAACCTAGCCCCACACAAAGGCCAGGACCTGGGGAATTACGTGACCGTCGCCCCGGGGAATTACGCCGTCGTCCACAACGAGTTCGACGAGAGAGCGGGCCGCGCTCTCCGCGAGCTGCGCAAGGTTCTCGGTGCTCTCGCTCATGTGGTCCGGTTCTCCTTGCAGGGTCTGGTAGGTCACAGACGGGCGACGAAGTGACTGAGGGCGTGTACGGCCCGCATGCAGTGCACCGCATGGCAAACAGCACGGCGAGGGAGCGCTGCATCGGCTCGGCGACCGGCAGGGTCGCGAAATCGTACGCCCTTACCCGGCCGTGGCGGTCGGCATGCCGTACGACGAGCCCGCCCGGATCCAGGGGTTCGGGGCGGCGTTGCGGGCCCACGCTCCGACGAAGCAGATGCCGCACACGCCAGTGACTGAGCACGCCACGAATCGGCTATCGGAGCGGTCCCCTCTCGTCGACGAACACGGTGGGCGCAGACAGGAACACATCGGCGCTCACCGGGCCGTAGGCGACGTTGAACGTGTCCAGCCAGTACGACCAGCCCCGTATCCCTGCCGCGCTACTGAAACGGTAGTTGAGCTGCCAGCGGAGCCACTGTCCCGGTTCGAGGCGCACGGCCGAAGGCCGTCGTGGTCGAGGTGGTATGGCATACAGCGGCTGCACGCGGGGAAGGACACGCAACCGGCCTTCGGCTTCGCGAAGCTGCACGTCGACCTTCTGCAGGTCTTCCATGGCTTCCTGAGGATCGAAGCCGTCCCGCTCGTCCATGCGAACCACGTGCGCGACCGAGGGCAGCGCAGACGGAACAGAGAAGCCAGCCGGGGCCGCGTTCCTGCGGGCGGCGGCCTCGCCTCCCCGGGACTGCTTCGTCCAGGAGGTCCGTATCCACTGGACGGTCACTTCCACGGCTCTGCCCTCGCGTCACCTCGTCGAAGAGCTCACCCTATGTCTCCGCAGCTTCATCCCCGCAGCACCAACGATCCGGACGACACACCCGAAGGAAGATCAACTTGAACTGTCCACATAAAGAGCGTTCCCGTTTTCGCCCTGGCGCACCTTCTGAGCTTCGACCTGATGCCCAGATCAGGAACTGGAAGGGCCTGACCTTCTACCGCCCGTCCAAGCAGAGCGAGTACGTCCACATCGACTCCCTGTTCGGGGAGGCGGGCAAGAACGTCATCGACTGGGATCTGATCGAGTCCCAGTTCCGGCACATGATGCAGATCGCTGTCTCCGTGCGCGAGGGCGCCATCTCCTCCTCGACGCTGCTCAAGCGGCTGCGCTCCGGGTCGCACAAGAACTCCACCTACACCGCGTTCCGCGAGGTCGGCCGCGTGATCCGCACGGTGCAGCCTGCTGCGCTACCTCTCGGACGCGTCGCTTCGCCGACGGGTGACCGCGGCGACGAACAAGGTCGAGTCGTTCAACCGGTTCTCCCAGTGGGTCGGCTTCGGCAACCAGGGCGTCCTCGCCGACAACGACCCCATCGAGCAGGAGAAGGCGATGAAGTTCAACGCCCTGCTCACGAACGCGGTGATCTTCCACAACGCCCTGGACATCGCGGAGATCGTCCACCAGCTGCTTGAGGAGGGCTGGGAGATCGACCCGGAGGACCTGGCCCGCATCTCGTCGTACCTGATCGAGCGCATCAAACGGTTCGGCGAGTGCTCCACCCACGAACTCGGCATCCAGCCCGAGGCGTACGACCCGAAACTCGACGTCGACTTCACCCAGCTCCGCGACCAGGACCTGCGCGCCGAGGGCTTCGGGACCGCGGCCTGACCGGGCGAGGCCAGGTGGCAGTGCGGTCAGGCCGAGTCTCCGGACACGTGCCGGTCGTTGAGCAGCTCATGGGACGGGACAAGGCGAACAAGCAGCGCAGGCCGAGGATCTGGGCCCGGTGTCGGAGAACATGTCGAGGCGGTGCTTGGGGTGATGGTGGCCCTGACGGGCCCGTCCACGGTTACGGCGGCCGCGGCGCGAGCGGATGGCGAAGGGCCCCGAGGCGCTCGCCGACTACGTACGGACCGGCTCACAGTGGCAGGTCACGGTGATGGGCCGCTACGGCACGAACCGCGGTCAGCGGACCGTATTCATCGCAAGGTGAGCGGGGTCTCGGATGCGACGCGGTTCAGCTTCTCCGGGTTGCGGACGTAGTACAGGCCGGTGATGCGGGCGTCCTCGACGCGGGCCGCCATAACGCCGTCGATCTCGCCGTCCAGGCGGAAGACGAGTCCTGGGCTGCCGTTGACCACGGCCGGACCAACGGTGATCGTGGCATCGGTCTTGCCGAGGCCGCCGGCCAAGAAGCGGACCACCTTCTCGGCGCCGATGATGGGCCGCAGCGCGGCCTGCTTGATGCCGCCGCCGTCGCTGACGACGACGACCTCGGGCGCGAGCACGTTGAGCAGCCCCTGCAGGTCCCTGGTTTCCAGCGCCCGCTGGAACGACTCCAGAGCCGCCCGGGTCTCGCTCACGGAGACCACCGAGCGGGGCCGACGGGCGTCGATGTGCCGGCGTGCGCGGTGCGCGATCTGGCGGACGGCCGCGGGGCTCTTGCCGACGGCGGCCGCGATCTCGTCGTAGTCGACGTCGAAGACCTCGCGCAGCACGAAGACGGCGCGCTCGGTCGGCGACAGTGTCTCCAAGACGAGCATGAGCGCCATTGACACGCTCTCGGCGAGCTCGACGTTCTCGGCTACGTCCGGCGCGGTGAGCAGCGGCTCGGGCAGCCAGGGGCCGACGTACGCCTCCCTGCGGCGCTTCATGGTGCGTAGCCGGTTGAGCGCCTGCCGGGTCGTGATCCGCACGAGGTACGCCCGCTGGTCGCTCACCTGTCCCAGGTCGACCTTGACCCATCGCATCCAGGTCTCCTGGAGGACGTCTTCGGCGTCGGCCGCCGATCCGAGCATCTCGTAGGCGACGGTGAACAGCAGGTTGCGGTGGGCGACGAACGTCTCGGTCGCCGCGTTGGTGGCGTGGTCGCTCATATCTCGATCTCTCTCCTTCGCGGCGGTCCCTGGTTTCCGACGACGGTCGATTGTGCATCCCCGTTCATCGGTATCTCTTCGACCCGACCCACCTGTTCGGTGCGATCGGGTGCGGGGCGCCGTCCGGTGCACGGCTGCCACCTGCCGAGCCCTACCGGGCGGCACACACGTCAGCCGGTGAAAGGCTCAAGGACGAAGCGACCCCACGCGATAAAGGCTGCGAGCACGAGATAGACCGAGTTCAGCATCACGAGCTTGTACTGACCGAGGCGGCCGTGAGTGATCATCGCACCGACCCACCGTCGCCGGAGTCCTGGGTCCATCTCCCGCCCTCGTGCGCGGCGAGGTTCTCCTTGGGTATGAACGCCTTGCTGATCCCGCCGCCCAGGGCGACCGCGGCCAGCAGTCCGGTAGCTAGCAGTCCGGTAGCTATCCACAGAGCGAGGTTCACGGGGTCTTTTCCTTGCCTTGTGCCGGTGACTGCGGTGTCGACCCGGCCGATCGTCAATGATTGGCCGATGTTGGTTCAGTGGTGGACAGCTGCCTCAGCGCGCTTGGCTCGCAGCAGCTGCCGGCGCTTGTCGTCCTTGAACCCCCAGGTGAACGAGCCGGGCTTGCGTGCCTCGTCCACCAGTTCCTTGACGACGCCCGTGCAAGCGCGCTCCTTGATCCCTGCGGCAAGGCGGCCGCCGATGTAGTACCTGTTCGCGGTGTCGTCCTTGGAGGCGATCTGTACGGTGGCGGCGCGACGACCCAGGGCGATGCACTGGCCGAAGAAACCCACGTTGATGGCCTTGGGCTGCGCACCCGTGATCCGGGCCAGCACCGTGTCGGCAGCGTGCGCTCCCAGCGGACGAGCGGTCTGGCAGCTCATTCGCAGCGGCATGTCCGACGGTGCCGCCGAATCCCCGGCCGCCACGATGCGCTCGTCGTCCACGCTCGTCAACGTCTCGTCGGTGAGCAGGCGGCCCAGGGTGTCGGTGCTCAGCCCGCTGCGCGTGGCCAGGTCCGGCACGGCGAACCCGGCGGTCCAGATGGTCACCGTGCTCGGCAGCGCTCGGCCGTCACCGAGTTGCACGGTATCGCGGGTCACCGCCGTCACCTTCGCGTCGGGACCTTCGAGTACGGTCACCCCGAGCTTGGACAGGCGCTTGGCAACCGAGCGCCGAACCTGCGGATGCAGATACGGGCCGAGCACCCCGCCGCACACCAGAGTCACCCGGCGGCCCTGCTCCGCCAGCTCGGCAGCGGTCTCGATACCGGTCGAACCAGCTCCCACAACCGTCACCGAGGCCGTCGCGGGCGCGCCGTCGACCACCGTCCGCAGCCGCTGCGCCTCCTCCAGGGTGGCGATCGGGTAGGCGAACTCGGCCGCCCCGGGGACGCGCGGGTCGGCGCTGCCACTGCCCACCGCGTAGATCAGATAGTCGTAGCCGACCGTGCCGCCGCTCGCCAACGCCATGCTGCGCCCGGCCGCGTCGATCCGTGCCACGGTGTCGACCACCAGCCGGACGCGCTCGCCCAGGACCTTCCGGTAGTCGACGACCGCCGCGTGGGATCCGCCCACCACCTGGTGCAGGCGAACCCTTTCGACAAAGGTCGAACGCGGGTTGATCAGCGTCACTGTCACGTCGTTGCGCTGCGTCAGACGATTGGCCGCCAAGACGCCCGCGTATCCGCCGCCGATCACGACCACATCGGTGTTCCCAGTCACGGTGTCTCCTTCGTTTCAAGGGGTTCGGGCACCAGACACCGCACGGCCGCGCACTGTGACAGCATGTGAGGTAGATCACTCCGCGGGGGCTCGGTGCGTCGGAGTCCCTCGTTCGGAGCTGATGCTCCGGGAATGCGCGGCGCCCGGGGCGAAAAACCCCCAGGGGGCTGCACCAGCACTTCCGCGCCTCACCATCGCCGGCGTCTCCGGCGGACAGGCCGCCCTTGGATCGGGCATTGAAGATCCACCATCTTGAAGTTGCTGATCACGGGGCTGGTGTGAGTTGTGTGTCGGGTACTCGTGCTGGTCGCGCCCTGCTCGTCCTGACCAGCATCGAGATCGCGCGCTGACAGACGATCTTGACGCCGGACAACCGCCCGCGACCCCGACCACCGCATGGCGGCTACCTCATCGACCCTGGCTATCCCGCGGGCGGGACGTCGTACGTCATCACCCGCGGTACCCCGATCCGGCAACTACCCGCCTGAATCTGAGACCCGGTGTCGGCAAACGATCGAATGACGACAGGCGTGCGGGTGTCAGGGGTGTTGCAAAGTCCGGTGATCTTGTAGTTGCCCTGGTCAGGCGATGCCCAGGAGCGTGCGAGGCGCTCTCCTGCCGCGGCCCAGGGTGACCGGTCCCGGGGGCTCACCGTTACGCCGTCACGGGTCACGCGGTCAAGGCATCGGTGACCGCTGTTATCCCCTGGGGTGCCAACTGTTCCAGGAGACCGGTGATCCCGTACCAGCCGCCGAGCGCGGCGAGTCGTGCGGCGAGCCTGCGGGCGTCGGACGGCGCGGCCAGCCCGGCGACGACGAACAGCGCGCGGTCCCGTGTCTCGCGGAAGGCGATCGTGTCGGCGAGCGCCTCGGCCCGCTCCGTCTCCCCGCGCCGGGCCAACTCCTCGACCACGGGGACCAGTGCGTGCCCCCGCGCCCAGAGGTCGGGGATCGCCCGGGTGAGCGCCTGGGCTCGGTCCGTCTCCCCGCGCCGGGCCAACTCCTCGACCACGGCGATCAGTGCTCTGGCTCGTGCCCGTCGGTCAGTGATCGCGTGGGCGAGCGTCTCGGCCCGGCCCGTGTCCCCGCCGCGGGCCAGCTCCCCGACGATCTCCGCCTGCCAACCCGCACGGCGGTGGGGGGCGTTCATCGCGTCGGCGAAGGCCATGGCCCACTCGACGTGACCGTGCCGGGCCAGCATCAGCGCCGCCGCCGTCCCCAGGTCGTCGGCGTGCCAGGAGGTGGGGCTGCAGGCGTCGAGCAGTGTCTGCGTCCGCTCCGCCAGCGCGAGGACCACGTCCGCTTCGGCGGTCTCGGCAGCTGCCTCCAGTACGTCGACCATGACTGCGGGGTAGAGGGGCGATGTGCCCGGACGGCGCAGGAGGGCGTCGAGCCGGTCCAGGTCGCCGCGGCCGACCTCGGGGACCAGGATCGCCGTCAGCGGCCGCGGCTCGGCCCGGTCGTGCCCCCCACCGCCGGGTCCGTGGAACCGGGCGAGGTCCTCCAGACGGTCGACGAGGTCACCGGCCCGGACGTGGTCGCCGGCCGCGGTGGCCACGTCGAGAAGGAGGGTGAGCACCCGTGAGGACGCACTGCCCACGGCGCGGTCGGCGAAGTCGAGCGCGCCGCGGAAGTCCCCGGTGTCCGCCAGTGCTTTCGCCAGGAGGGCCCAGGTGATGCCCCAGTTGTGCGGATAGCGGACCCGCTCCGCCAGCGCGAGGGCCCGGGCGAGTCCACCGGCCCTGGCCCACGCCGGCACCAGCGCGACCAGGGCACGATCGTGGCAGTCCCTCACACGGATCGAGTCGACCAGCGCCTGGGCCCCGAGCAGGTCTCCCGCGCCGGCCGCCTCCTCCACCAGCGCCAGCAGCGCTTCGCCCTGCTTGGGCTCGTCGCTGATCGTGAACGCCAGCTCGGCCGCACGCGCGAGGTGACCGGTCCGGGCGAGTGCCCTCAGATGCCACAACGGAACGGGCTCGCGGGCACCATCCGCGTCCCGTGACGCCAGCAACCGGAACAGGGTCACCAAACACGGTGCGAATCCGCCCGGGAGGACGCCCTTTCCGGCATCACCCTCCCGAGCGAGGCCGTAGCGCCGCTCACGCCACCTCTCCATGAACAGCTCATAGCCCCACTCGGCCATGCCCTTCTGCGTACTCACGTCGCCCCCCGGTCGCGTCCTGCCGCTGTCCCGTAGCGTAGGGCCTCCTGCGCGCCCCCGGGCCGGGGAACATGGCGGTGGAGGCATCCACCTCCGCGGTGGGGCGTGCCACGTTGGTTGCGGAACCCCCACGCGTTCCCCATCGTCTTTCCAGGGAAGGGCGGGACCCGGCACGACGGGGCGGGCCGTGGAGGCGGGGAGGGGCACGTGAGCGAACACGAGGCGGCGCTGGCGGTGGGAGCCGCCGGCGGCCTGGGCCGTTACCGGAACTTCGCGGTCCCGGGGTCCACGGTCGGCGACGGGTTCCTCATGACGATGGGCCTGTTCTTCCTCGGGCTCTGCAGCTTTGAGCTGCTCCTCGGTGCCCCGCTCTGGCCCGACGGGGTACTCATCACCGGTGGGCTGTTCATGGGATTGGGCATGGCCGGCCTCGCCTTCTGGCCCCGCTTCGAGCGACGCCGAGGAGGCCGCCTGGAGCGCCTCTACTGCTTCGAAGACGGCCTCGTGATCGGCAGTGGCCACACCATGCGCCCCATCCGCTGGTCGGACGTCACCATCACCAGCGAGGGCTGGGAGTCGGGGAGCGGCGAGTACCGCTATTCGGGAACGAGGCGCACCCTCACCACATCCGACGGCACCGTGGTCGCCCGGTTCACCGGTAAGGAACCCGAGCGGGTCGGCGGCTACCAGGTGATGCTCCTCCACCAGGCCGCCACCGAACGTGAAGCCGTCCACCCCTCGCCGGGCCCGACGCCGAGTGACGCCCGACCCACCGAAGCCTGACCGAGCGGTCACGGACCGACCGCGGAGCCGATCGCTCGGATGCATCCCGGCTCTCGCCAATTGTCAACCGAGCGGCATTTCAAAGTCCGGTGATCACGTGAGTCCGTAGGTCGCGGCGGTCCAAGGGGGGCGGGCCAGGCCGTCACAAACGCAACGAAGCTCCGGTTGAACGGGGTGACCTTCCCAAGTCGCCGCGTACCGCCGGAGCTTCGATGTGTCGTCAGTCTGCCACCGTCTGTCTGGTCAAGTCGCCCACCCTGGAGGGCATGGCGGGGTTGTCGCTGGTCGAGCGGTTGCGGCTGCTGCCGGATCCGCGTCGGCGCCGAGGAGTGCGTCACCCGTTCGTGGCGGTGCTGCTGGTTGCCGCCTCGGCAGTGGTCGCCGGAGCACGCTCATATACGGCCATCGGCCAGTGGTCCGCGAACGCGCCGCAGCATGCCCTGGCCCGCCTGGGTGCCCGGGTCGCGGGGGCGTTGAGCGTACGCGTCGCGCCGAGTGCCGCCACGATTCGGCGGGTTGTCGGCCTGGTGTGCCCCGGTGGTCTGGCCGATCTGACCGGCGCTGCCCCTGCCGGCTCGGACTCGGTGGCGATCGACGGCAAGACCGCCCGCGGCTCCCGACGCGGCCAGACGCCCGCGGCCCACCTGCTGGCCGCGATGACCGGCGACGGCCGGACCGTGACCCAACTGCGGGTGCCCGACAAGACCAATGAGATCACCTGCTTCGCCGCGCTACTGGCGCCCTTCGACCTGACGGGGGTCACGGTCACGGCCGATGCCCTGCACACCCAGCGCGCCCACGCGTGCTTCCTGGTGGAGGAGCAGAAGGCGCACTACCTGCTGGTGGTCAAGGCCAACCAGCCCGAGCTGCACCGCCAGCTGCGATCGCTGCCGTGGAAGGACGTCACCGCCCGCCGCTACGACCGCGAGATCGGCCACGGCCGCCGGGAAACCCGGGCGACCAGAGCCCTCACCGTGACCGACCTCGGCCTGGACTTCCCGCACGCCGCCCAGGCCGTGCGCATCCTGCGTTACCGCACGAACCTCACGACCGGTGTCATCAGCCGCCAGACCGTCTACGCGATCACGGACCTGACCTCGCATCAGGCCTCGCCCCGGCGCCTGGGCCAACTCGCCAGGTCGCAGTGGACCATCGAGAACCGGCTGCACTTCGTCCGCGACACCACCTTCGCCGAGGACGCCTCGAAGATCCGCACCGGCCATGGACCCGAGAACATGGCGACCTTGCGCAACCTGGCGATCAACACCCTCCGCGCCGCTGGACACCGCAACATCGCCGCTGGCATCCGGCACGTCTCCTACGAGCCGTTCACCCGCCCGCTCGCCCTCCTGGGCATCGCCTGACCAGCGCAACTACAAGATCACCGGACTTTGCAACACCCCTGGTGCGGGTGTCCAATGAACCCGGATATTCCGGGGCTTCTTGACGGCGCGGATCCAATCAGATCCGTTGGTGATTGATGACAGGGTTTGACGACAGATAGGGTCCGTTCCACCGCGCGGAAGGGGTCCGATGGCGAACCTGGTCTCCAAGCGGGTGTCGACCGACCAGCAGTCGACCGACCGTCAGAATCTCGTCCTCGCCGAGGCCGGGATCGAGGACCCGGTCGTCTTCGAGGAGGACGCCGGCCCCTCCACCCGCTGGAGCGCCCGAAGTTCGGCGAGCTGCTCATCTATGCGCGGCCGGGCGACACCGTGCACATCTCCGAGATGTTCCGCCTCGTGCACGGCACCGGCCACATCCTCGACGTGCTCGACGTCCTCCACCGCGACCGCCTCGCCCTGCGCATCCACGACGGCGCGTTCTCCGCGATGGACCTCACCGCCCGCCACCCGCGCACCGGCGAACTGCTGTCCACCGTTAAGTTCATGGTCCAGACCCTCGCCGCCGCCGGCGAACTCCAGCGCGAGCTGACCTACGACGGACTGCGCGCTGCCGAAGCCAAGGGCAACAAGGGCAGACGCCGCCCGGCCGTCACGGCAGCGGAGGCCGCCGCCGTGCGCGGCGGGTACCTGGGCGGCCAGTCCATCGCCGGTCTGGCCCGCGACCACCACGTCAGTCGCGGCGCCATCCGTACAGCCGTCGCCGACCTCATGCCTGAGCACACCCACGGTCGCCAGGACACCCCAGCGCCGGAAAAAACGCGGTCACCCTCGATATGCCGGGCAAGGTCGCCGACTTCTTCCGCCCGACTGAACTGGACGACGTTGAGCGCGCCGCGCTCGACGACGGCGTGACCGTACGACGCGGTCAGGGCTACACCTTGCGCATCACCACCGTGCCTACGGTCCACCGCCAACTCCTCAACCGCTGCCAGCCCCTTGACGGCACCGCGGCGGTCCCGGCCCAGCGCAAGGCCCGCCGCGAGTACGAGAACCGCGTCAGCACCCTCACCCCGAGCGGACCATGATTACTCCAGCAGTACTTCGTGGCTTGGCCTGGGGAAACGTGAAGCGGTGGGAGTGTAGCGGGCAGAGGGCTGTCACGGGCGGTTTCTGCCCGCCCGTGACTCGAAGGAGTGTCCCCGACGGCGATAGTGGCAGTGGCGGGCAACGGCCTGGCGTCGTCGGCGCCAGCGCGACCAGTTCAACGCGTGGGTGTGGGCACGAGGGTGTCGGGGCGCGCAAGCTGCCAGGAGTCGCCGCACTTCCGCCACGGTGAGCTCGATGACCTCAGCCTCCTCACCAGCGCAGCCCCCTTTTCGCTCTCCTGCGCGGTCATCGCCGCGAGGAAGGCGTGGGCGAGCATCGCGAGGGTGATGTGGCGGTACCAGCCGACATAGCGGCGCACCTCGTACTGGTCCAGGCCGCACTCGTTCTTCGCCGCCTGGAAGCACTCCTCGATCGCCCACCGGAACCCGGCCACCCGCACGAGCACGTCCACGCCGACATCCAGCGGCGCATAGCCGAGGTAATAGGAGATCTCGTCCGACCGGTTCACGCTGCGCCGTGCCAGCGCCCACCGTCGACGGATCAGCGCGCCGTCCTGGTGGTCGTACTCGGCCACCGGCCGCAACTGGACGGCCGCCCAGTCGTACTCGCGCTGCCCCTTCGCGCCCGCGCCGCAGGAACGGCGTTCCCATGCCTGGCCCGGTGGGCCATCGAGGAGTGCTTCCAGGCAGCGAAGAACGAGTGCGGCCTGGATCAGTACGAAGTCCGTCGCTATGTCGGCTGGTACCGCCACATCACGCTGGCCATGCTCGCGCACGCCTTCCTGGCGGCGATGGCAGCCCAGGCCCTCGAAAAGGGGGCCGCAGAAACGGTTCGAGCGGACTCGTTCCCCTCACCGTGGCAGAAGTCCGACGGCTCCTGGACCTTGCCCATCCCCCCTCGGCCCGGCACCGGTCACCCGCGCAGCGGCTGTACTGGTCCCGCTGGCGCCGATGCCACCAGGCCGTCGCCCGCCGCTGCCACTACCAGCGCCGGCGCCTCGATCGAGTGAGTCACGAACCACCACCAACCTGATCCAGCGTCAGCGAACTAGCCTCGCTTTCACGAAGCAGGCTGTCCGAGGGCTGATCAGAAAACGGAAAGCGCTCTTGACCTGCAACGATGGGACTTACTGAGGGTGCTCTCGGCTGCGAGGAAAAGAGCACTTTCCAGGTGACAGAGCCTACCGGGTTGTACCCGCGCGTCCGTGTCCAGGGAGACGGCCGCCAGATGGCCTCGCAGGCCGGTTCGGTCCTGCTATGGAGTCGGCGGACCGTCGAGAAGAATCGCGGCTGGAGGCGGTGGTGCCTGCTCAGCCGTCGGTTTGTTCGCCGACGAGGAATCCTTCGGCCCAGTGGGTTTGACCCACGGTGTACTCGTGCACGTGGAAGCCGTTGGGATGGTCCCTGAATCCGGGTAGGGTGCGCGCCTGCTCGATGCGTTGTTCCGCCCGTTGCTGGCTTGAGTACAGGCCGAGGAACGTGAAGCTGTCCTCGCTGTCGTCCCAGAAGAGCGGTTCGCCGTCTTCCATGAAGTCGACGGTGGTGGGAGCACCCGGCTCGTCCGCGAAGTGATGCCTGTGCACCAGGAGGTAGAGCGTCCGGTTCATGAGTCTCGCCTAAGCCCTTCGGGGTACACCGTGACGAACCCCTCGTTCCACAAATCCTCGTCCACCGTCACGGGTGCGATCTCGAAACAATCAGGTTCGTCCCGGAACCCTGGAAGCTTCCTGGAGATCTCCCGCTGCCTCTCCGCGACTGCCTGGTCCGGGTAGATGCCGATGATCCTCCACTCCTCCTCGTCCAGGTGGATGGTGCCGTCCGCATCGAGATGGATGACCCGTTCGTCCTGCTCCACCGCGAGATGGCGCGCGTGCCACAGCACGTAGAGATCGCCGTCAGGTTCGTGTTCGTCTGTCATCGCGGGAATTCTCCCTTGCTGGTGTGACGCTCGGGGCGGCAGAGTTCGCGCCCCATATTGTGTCCGGTGGGTGATCAGAAACGCGAAGAGTGCCCCTGACCTGCAACGATGGGACTTGTCTAAGGGCTGTCCCGTAACTGCCTTGTCGTCACTGGATGGCGACGAGTAGGTCCCGGATGTACCAGTCGAACCGTGTGCCGTCCTTGCTGTACGTCTGCTTGCCGGGGGTGAACCCTGCCCGCTGCGCGACTGAGGCAGATGCAGGATTCCCCGGCTCCACCTGGATCACTGCCGCCTCCCCGCCCTCGCTCGCCGCATACTGGCACGCCAAGAGCACCGCGCGGGTAGCCAGGCCACGCCCCCTCCAGGAGGGATAGAGGCCATACGCGACATTCACCTGACCGGGAGCCAAACCCTCTCCTGCGAACCGCAAGTCGACCGTCCCTGCGAGTGCCTCGTCGGCTCCTACCCGGATGCCGAAAGCGCGGAGTGGCCCACCGGATTCCCACTGTTCCCGACAGTGCCGGATGTACGCTTCAACGCCCTCACGCGTGCCGGGACCGCCGTTGAGCCAGCGAACGAGCAACTCATCCTCCCCCCTGAGATGCGGCTCCGCATCGTCCAGGCGCAACGGGGACAGAGTGATGATCCCGTCGGACAGCCTCACTTCATTCATCCGGCGATTCTTGACGCCAGAACCGTGTCGCACCATCGGATTCCGCAGGCCCTCACGCGGAGCTACCCGCCACAAGGGATGATCTTGGTGTGGCTGGTGTGATCACGGCGTCGGAGCCGTCCTGGATAGCCCCGTTCACCGGGCTGAGCCCGCGCTGCTTCAGCAAGCCGGTGACCGCACTGCGACGGGAGGGGGCGGATCCGGTCCGCAAGGGCCGGCCATGGGGCCTTGTCCTGGAGGACCGGGTACTGCTGGTCGCCGCGTACTGGCGAACGAACCTGACACTGCGCCAGCTGGCCCCGCTCTTCGGCATCTCGAAGTCGGCTGCCGACCGCATCATCAACGACCTCGGCCCGCGCCTGGCCCTCCAGCCCCGCAAGCGGTTCCGCAAGGACACTGTCCTGATCGTGGACGGCACCCTGGTGCCCACCCGCGACCACAACGTCGCCGAACAGTCGAAGAACTACCGCTACTCCACCAACCACCAGGTCGTCATCGACGCCGACACCCGACTCGTCGTCGCGGTCGGCCGGCCTCTGCCGGGAAACCGCAACGACTGCAAGGCATGGGAACTGTCCGGAGCCAAGGCGGCCGTCGGACGGACCACGGTGATCGCCGACGGCGGCTACCGGGGCACCGGGCTGATCATCCCGCACCGCCGCCAACGCGGCCAGGCCGAGCTGCCCGCTTGGAAAGAGGAACACAACACCTCCCACCGCAAAGTCCGCGCACGCGTCGAGCACGCCTTCGCCCGCATGAAGAGCTGCAAGATCCTCCGCGACTGCCGCCTGAAAGGCGACGGCGTCCACCACGCCATGCTCGGCATCGCCCGCCTCCACAACCTCACCCTCGCCGGGTAACGGAGAGACGAGCTGGTCATCGAGCACGCCATAGATCATTTACGGGACAGCCCTTAGTAGAGGACACTAACTGACCTCTACTTCCGCCATGGTGGTGCAAGAGCCGTTCGGGAGGCATCGCTCCTGGTCACGGCGGCCGCCGCATTGTCCTGACGGCGGGCGGCGCATTCGTCACTTGAGGCAGGGAGCAGGTCATGTCCGTCACGACCGCCACGCATCTGAGTTTTCGGGGCGCCGCACGCGAGGTGCTGGACTTCTACCGGTCGGTCTTCGGCGGTCGCA is a window encoding:
- a CDS encoding Tn3 family transposase — its product is MRYLSDASLRRRVTAATNKVESFNRFSQWVGFGNQGVLADNDPIEQEKAMKFNALLTNAVIFHNALDIAEIVHQLLEEGWEIDPEDLARISSYLIERIKRFGECSTHELGIQPEAYDPKLDVDFTQLRDQDLRAEGFGTAA
- a CDS encoding RNA polymerase sigma-70 factor; this translates as MSDHATNAATETFVAHRNLLFTVAYEMLGSAADAEDVLQETWMRWVKVDLGQVSDQRAYLVRITTRQALNRLRTMKRRREAYVGPWLPEPLLTAPDVAENVELAESVSMALMLVLETLSPTERAVFVLREVFDVDYDEIAAAVGKSPAAVRQIAHRARRHIDARRPRSVVSVSETRAALESFQRALETRDLQGLLNVLAPEVVVVSDGGGIKQAALRPIIGAEKVVRFLAGGLGKTDATITVGPAVVNGSPGLVFRLDGEIDGVMAARVEDARITGLYYVRNPEKLNRVASETPLTLR
- a CDS encoding NAD(P)/FAD-dependent oxidoreductase codes for the protein MTGNTDVVVIGGGYAGVLAANRLTQRNDVTVTLINPRSTFVERVRLHQVVGGSHAAVVDYRKVLGERVRLVVDTVARIDAAGRSMALASGGTVGYDYLIYAVGSGSADPRVPGAAEFAYPIATLEEAQRLRTVVDGAPATASVTVVGAGSTGIETAAELAEQGRRVTLVCGGVLGPYLHPQVRRSVAKRLSKLGVTVLEGPDAKVTAVTRDTVQLGDGRALPSTVTIWTAGFAVPDLATRSGLSTDTLGRLLTDETLTSVDDERIVAAGDSAAPSDMPLRMSCQTARPLGAHAADTVLARITGAQPKAINVGFFGQCIALGRRAATVQIASKDDTANRYYIGGRLAAGIKERACTGVVKELVDEARKPGSFTWGFKDDKRRQLLRAKRAEAAVHH
- a CDS encoding ISAs1 family transposase; the protein is MCRQSATVCLVKSPTLEGMAGLSLVERLRLLPDPRRRRGVRHPFVAVLLVAASAVVAGARSYTAIGQWSANAPQHALARLGARVAGALSVRVAPSAATIRRVVGLVCPGGLADLTGAAPAGSDSVAIDGKTARGSRRGQTPAAHLLAAMTGDGRTVTQLRVPDKTNEITCFAALLAPFDLTGVTVTADALHTQRAHACFLVEEQKAHYLLVVKANQPELHRQLRSLPWKDVTARRYDREIGHGRRETRATRALTVTDLGLDFPHAAQAVRILRYRTNLTTGVISRQTVYAITDLTSHQASPRRLGQLARSQWTIENRLHFVRDTTFAEDASKIRTGHGPENMATLRNLAINTLRAAGHRNIAAGIRHVSYEPFTRPLALLGIA
- a CDS encoding DUF7336 domain-containing protein; protein product: MNRTLYLLVHRHHFADEPGAPTTVDFMEDGEPLFWDDSEDSFTFLGLYSSQQRAEQRIEQARTLPGFRDHPNGFHVHEYTVGQTHWAEGFLVGEQTDG
- a CDS encoding GNAT family N-acetyltransferase, giving the protein MNEVRLSDGIITLSPLRLDDAEPHLRGEDELLVRWLNGGPGTREGVEAYIRHCREQWESGGPLRAFGIRVGADEALAGTVDLRFAGEGLAPGQVNVAYGLYPSWRGRGLATRAVLLACQYAASEGGEAAVIQVEPGNPASASVAQRAGFTPGKQTYSKDGTRFDWYIRDLLVAIQ
- a CDS encoding transposase encodes the protein MAGVITASEPSWIAPFTGLSPRCFSKPVTALRREGADPVRKGRPWGLVLEDRVLLVAAYWRTNLTLRQLAPLFGISKSAADRIINDLGPRLALQPRKRFRKDTVLIVDGTLVPTRDHNVAEQSKNYRYSTNHQVVIDADTRLVVAVGRPLPGNRNDCKAWELSGAKAAVGRTTVIADGGYRGTGLIIPHRRQRGQAELPAWKEEHNTSHRKVRARVEHAFARMKSCKILRDCRLKGDGVHHAMLGIARLHNLTLAG